GAAGTAGGACAACAGCCGTTGTGCCGCTGGCATCAATGAAGATTTGAGGAAGGTCCCGAAAGGTGATTTCCCGGTAAATCAGAGCAAGGATCAACGCATACAGTACGGCGACAGCTGCCGCTTCTGTAGCGGTAAAGAAGCCAGCGACAATGCCACCCATGACGACCACGAGTAGGGTTAGGCTAGGGATTGCGTCTAAAAATCGCCACAAAACTGTTCTAATCCCAGAAGTTTGCGCAGCACCGTATCCTCGTCGAAGCGCAATGATCGCAGCAACCGCCATCAGCGAGAGTCCGACCAGGATTCCCGGGAGATAACCGGCCAGAAACAATGCCGCGATGGAGACACCTCCACTGGCAAGTGAATACACAATCAGGATATTGCTGGGGGGAATCAAGAGTCCTGTGGTAGCCGAGGTAATATTCACGGCAGCAGTATAGTTGCGATCATATTGATCCTTCTCCATTTGAGGGGTCATGATTCCGCCGACTGCAGAGGCGGCTGCCACAGCGGATCCAGAGATAGCTCCGAAGAGCATAGATGCTAGGATATTCACGTGCGCAAGTGCTCCAGGCAAAAGACCAAGAAGAGCGCGTGCAAAATCAATAAGTCTTCGAGCCATCCCGCCCCGGTTCATGATCTGACCAGCTAGAATGAAGAACGGGATCGCCAGTAAAGCAAAGCTGTCTAACCCTGTCGCGATGCGTTGTGCTTGTGTCGTGAGTGAGGGCCATGTTCCCATGGTGACCAGCATGGTAGCCAGAGTTGCAAGCCCAATACTGTAGGCAATCGGAACCCCAATCAGGAGCAGTCCCACAAAGGAGACTACAAGTACGACAATTTCAACGGTTTCCATTACGAAGTTCGTTTACCTCGTCCATGAGGTCCAGGATTGCGTACCAGGCAATGAATAACCCACTGAGCGGGACTGCGAGATACACGTATCCAAGCGGTAACTGCAGGCTGGCGGATGTCTGACCAAGTGTGAGCATGACCCACACCAGCCGCAGTCCTCCGGCAAATAGGGCGG
The DNA window shown above is from Rhodothermaceae bacterium and carries:
- a CDS encoding TRAP transporter large permease subunit; translation: METVEIVVLVVSFVGLLLIGVPIAYSIGLATLATMLVTMGTWPSLTTQAQRIATGLDSFALLAIPFFILAGQIMNRGGMARRLIDFARALLGLLPGALAHVNILASMLFGAISGSAVAAASAVGGIMTPQMEKDQYDRNYTAAVNITSATTGLLIPPSNILIVYSLASGGVSIAALFLAGYLPGILVGLSLMAVAAIIALRRGYGAAQTSGIRTVLWRFLDAIPSLTLLVVVMGGIVAGFFTATEAAAVAVLYALILALIYREITFRDLPQIFIDASGTTAVVLLLVATSVGMSWIMAYVNIPQQLTESLLALTDNGIVILLLINVILLCVGIFMDITPAVLIFTPIFLPIATTLGIDPIHFGIIIVLNLCIGLCTPPVGSVLFVGVGVAGTRISDVTRPLLPFFIAMIVALMVVTYFPGLSLWLPDLFLE